In a single window of the Verrucomicrobiia bacterium genome:
- a CDS encoding NIPSNAP family protein — MNRRHFITLSGTASLAAMTAKVTAAEASTGRDYYELRRLVIENKEQKAEVDKFLKEAAIPAINRLDMKPVGVFYPAEGLSPIYILLRHPSAESVCTLQARLGQDSEFISQGADYINAPVSAPAYRRMENSLMLAFRGMPQLEIPAQGPDRVFQLRTYESPSVKTNLKKIEMFNDAGEMKLFREVGLTPVFFGQTIVGTKMPNLTYMLGFKNLDEQKAAWKRFGSHPDWKKLSAMPEYADKTILCGITNLMLVPADYSQI, encoded by the coding sequence ATGAACCGACGCCATTTCATCACTCTCTCGGGGACCGCCAGCCTGGCGGCCATGACCGCCAAAGTCACCGCCGCCGAGGCCTCAACAGGCCGCGATTATTATGAGCTGCGCCGGCTGGTCATCGAGAACAAGGAACAGAAAGCCGAAGTGGATAAGTTCCTCAAGGAGGCCGCCATTCCAGCCATCAACCGCCTCGATATGAAACCGGTGGGCGTGTTTTATCCGGCAGAGGGTTTGAGTCCGATTTATATCCTGCTGCGGCATCCATCGGCGGAATCGGTGTGCACCCTGCAGGCGCGCCTGGGGCAGGATTCGGAGTTCATAAGCCAAGGGGCGGACTACATCAACGCGCCGGTCAGCGCGCCGGCTTACCGGCGCATGGAGAATTCTCTCATGCTCGCTTTCCGCGGCATGCCGCAGCTTGAAATTCCCGCCCAGGGACCGGACCGGGTTTTTCAACTGCGCACTTACGAAAGCCCAAGCGTCAAAACCAACCTCAAGAAAATCGAAATGTTCAACGACGCCGGGGAGATGAAGCTTTTCCGCGAAGTCGGTCTGACGCCGGTGTTTTTTGGGCAAACGATTGTGGGCACCAAAATGCCGAACCTGACGTACATGCTCGGGTTTAAAAATCTGGACGAGCAGAAGGCGGCCTGGAAACGGTTTGGGTCGCACCCGGATTGGAAGAAGCTCAGTGCGATGCCCGAGTATGCTGATAAGACGATTCTGTGCGGGATAACCAACCTGATGCTGGTCCCTGCGGATTACTCACAGATTTGA